In Rhabdothermincola sediminis, the sequence GCTCGATGCCACTGTCCTTGATCATCTGGATCGTGCTGCGGAACTCCGCCCCGAGCTGGCCGAAGTCGACGGTGTCCACGTCGAGGGACGCCAGCGGCGGCAGACTCGCGGGAGGGGCCACGCCGCCTGCCAGTGGGTACTCCTGGGTCTTCTCGGCGAAGTACCGCTGGCTGTCCTCCGACAGCAGGAAGCGCACCAGCCGTTCGGCGTCGTCGGACTCGGCGCTGGTACGCAGCACGCTGGCCGCGGTGACGAGCAGCAGCGAACCGATGTCGCCGTCCGGGAAGAAGTAGTTGACGCTGGCGACGTTGGGATCCTCGGCCTGGGCCCGGACGTTGTAGTAGTGGTTCACCAGCCCCATGGGCACCTCACCCCGGCCCACCGCCGCCACGATGGCGGTGTTGTTGGCGAACACCGGCGACTGGTTGGCAGCCATGCCCCGCAGCCAGTCGGCGGTGCGCTCGTCACCGAGCTGCACCCGCATCGCACTCACGAAGTCCTGGAAGGAGCCGTTCTGCGGTGCGACCGCCACCTTGCCCTTGTAGGCGGGGTCGGTGAGGTCGAGCACCGACCGCGGCAGGGTGGCCGGGTCGACCAGGTTCTTGTTGTAGACGAGGGTCCGGACCCGCCCCGACAGGCCGACCCAGGTGCCGTCGGCTGCCCGGTACGCGGGCGCCACCTGGGAGGTGACCTCCTCGGGGAGGGGTCGAAGTCGATCGGCTCCGGCGAGGAAGCCGGTGGCCCCGGGGCTCTGCGAGATGAACACGTCGGCCGGGGACCGGTCCCCCTCCTGGTCGATCAGCAGAGCCAGGTCGGCCGAGTCGCCGTACTTGACCTCGACGGCGATACCGGTCTCGTCACGGAAGCGGTCGAGCAACGGCTGGATGAGCTCCTCGGTGCGACCGGAGTACACGACGAGCTTCGGGCGGTCACCGCCGCTGGAGCAGGCGGCACCGGCCAGCGGGACCGCGAGCAGCACCAGCGCGAGCAGCGCGGCCGGCCGGGTCGCCCGCCGTCGGCCCGCTCTCCGGGAGAACCAGATGGGGACGAGTCGCATGGACGGTAAGGGTAGATGACCCTTTGGGCAGGTGTAAAGCCCACCTAACAACCTGCCAGGGCGGATCAGGGACCCGATGGATCTGCGTGCGCCGGATAAGCGATGGTCGCCGGGCCGTCGTAGCGGACCACCACCTGATCACCTCGCGCGAAGCGGGGCGCCGATCCCTGGCGGCAGCGCAGGGTGAGCCCACCCTCCAGCCGGAGCACGTACACCGTGTCGTGCCCGTAGAACTCGACCAGCTCCACCCGGGCGAGCGACCGCGCCGCCTCCCCCTCCTCCCCCGGGTCGACCCGCAGCTCCTCCGGGCGAACCAGGACGTCGACCGGACCCGACGCCGCCTCGCGCAGCGGCACGGGCCCGAAGGAGGTCTCGGCCCGCGAGCCCCTGGCCTGACCGGGAACCAGGTTGGCCTCACCGACGAACCCGGCCACCCACCGGGTGGCCGGCGCCCGGTAGAGGTCCGCCGGCGTCGCCTGCTGCACGATCACCCCCCCGTACATGACCGCCACCTCGTCGCCGAGC encodes:
- a CDS encoding iron ABC transporter substrate-binding protein, with protein sequence MRLVPIWFSRRAGRRRATRPAALLALVLLAVPLAGAACSSGGDRPKLVVYSGRTEELIQPLLDRFRDETGIAVEVKYGDSADLALLIDQEGDRSPADVFISQSPGATGFLAGADRLRPLPEEVTSQVAPAYRAADGTWVGLSGRVRTLVYNKNLVDPATLPRSVLDLTDPAYKGKVAVAPQNGSFQDFVSAMRVQLGDERTADWLRGMAANQSPVFANNTAIVAAVGRGEVPMGLVNHYYNVRAQAEDPNVASVNYFFPDGDIGSLLLVTAASVLRTSAESDDAERLVRFLLSEDSQRYFAEKTQEYPLAGGVAPPASLPPLASLDVDTVDFGQLGAEFRSTIQMIKDSGIER